The Trueperaceae bacterium genome includes a region encoding these proteins:
- a CDS encoding lactate utilization protein C, with the protein MSARSRILERIRAATGPQVDGLDSDEVSRDYLMEDDGDREARVRRFTEVVSDYRARVIRVTEAEVPASVALACERRGARRLIVPEGFPEEWLPGTVERLPDDLGNEELSTAHGVLTTCALAIAQTGTLVLDGGPGQGRRAATLLPDFHLCVVRASQIEGIVPQAVARIEGSIAAGRPVTFISGPSATSDIELSRVEGVHGPRTLEVLVVDESVD; encoded by the coding sequence GTGAGCGCCCGCAGCCGCATCCTCGAGCGCATCCGGGCGGCGACCGGCCCGCAAGTGGACGGGCTCGATAGTGACGAGGTCAGCCGTGACTATCTGATGGAGGACGACGGCGACCGGGAAGCGCGGGTGCGGAGGTTCACCGAGGTGGTGAGCGACTACCGCGCACGGGTTATCCGGGTGACGGAGGCAGAGGTGCCGGCGTCCGTCGCCTTGGCCTGCGAACGCCGAGGCGCCCGTAGGCTGATCGTGCCTGAAGGCTTCCCCGAGGAGTGGCTGCCGGGTACGGTGGAGCGACTCCCCGACGACCTGGGCAACGAGGAGCTGTCCACGGCCCACGGCGTGCTCACCACCTGCGCGCTGGCCATCGCCCAGACCGGCACCCTAGTCCTCGACGGCGGGCCGGGCCAGGGCAGGAGGGCTGCCACTCTGCTTCCGGACTTCCACCTGTGCGTCGTCCGGGCGTCCCAGATCGAAGGTATCGTTCCCCAGGCGGTCGCTCGGATCGAGGGTTCGATCGCGGCCGGTCGGCCGGTTACCTTCATCAGCGGCCCGTCCGCGACCTCGGACATCGAGCTGAGCCGGGTCGAGGGCGTGCATGGGCCGAGGACCCTCGAGGTGTTGGTGGTGGACGAGTCGGTCGACTAG
- a CDS encoding DUF4143 domain-containing protein, translated as MNKYLPRIVDAELNDLLDGAPAIAVEGPKGIGKTATLARRASTIYTIDDPRQRTLLEADPDRLNDDPKPVLLDEWQRLPQVWDWVRRAVDGGTAPGSFLLAGSAAPIEAPVHSGAGRFITLRMRPMSLAERQLEPATISLSQLLTGSKEPLRQSSVLGLRDYVGEIVSSGFPGIRESPARARKLLLDGYLQRISQRDFEEQGRTVRRREALLAWLRSYAAATATSASYNRILDAATPGEADKPARSTTEAYRQVLTDLWILDPLPAWLPGSRGLSRLGQAPKHHLTDPALAARLLGLGLQSLLAGEEAGPDAFRGGDLLGRLFESLVTQSLRVYSQRNEANVYHLRTKNGDHEIDLIVERDDGRVIAIEVKLSPLVRDEDVRHLTWLRDRIGNRLLDSLVVTPGKDAYRRSDGIAVVPAALLNS; from the coding sequence CTTCTCGATGGCGCTCCAGCCATAGCCGTTGAGGGGCCCAAGGGCATTGGCAAGACCGCAACGCTCGCACGCCGCGCGAGCACAATCTACACGATCGACGATCCCCGGCAGCGAACCCTCCTCGAGGCCGATCCCGATCGACTTAACGACGACCCGAAACCTGTGCTGCTGGATGAGTGGCAGCGACTGCCCCAGGTTTGGGATTGGGTAAGGCGGGCGGTTGATGGCGGTACCGCTCCCGGAAGCTTCCTTCTCGCCGGCAGCGCCGCTCCAATTGAAGCCCCAGTTCATTCGGGCGCCGGCCGTTTCATCACGCTTCGCATGCGCCCCATGTCACTCGCGGAACGACAGCTCGAACCGGCCACCATCTCCTTGTCGCAACTGCTCACAGGGTCCAAGGAGCCTCTTCGTCAAAGTTCGGTACTTGGGCTGCGAGACTACGTTGGTGAGATCGTTTCCTCCGGCTTCCCGGGGATAAGGGAGAGCCCAGCGAGAGCGCGGAAGCTGCTCCTGGATGGATATCTACAGAGGATCTCGCAGCGCGACTTCGAAGAGCAGGGCCGAACCGTGCGCAGGCGCGAGGCTCTCTTGGCTTGGCTGCGATCCTACGCAGCGGCCACCGCTACTTCGGCCTCGTACAATCGGATACTCGATGCCGCAACGCCGGGTGAGGCAGATAAACCGGCTCGATCCACCACCGAGGCGTACCGGCAGGTCCTAACCGACCTCTGGATTCTCGACCCACTGCCAGCCTGGTTACCCGGCAGCAGGGGCTTGAGTCGACTCGGTCAGGCGCCAAAGCACCATCTCACCGACCCCGCTCTGGCCGCCAGGCTGCTGGGTCTTGGGCTGCAGAGCCTGCTGGCGGGAGAGGAGGCCGGGCCGGACGCCTTCCGTGGTGGCGACCTCCTTGGGCGCTTGTTCGAGTCACTGGTGACCCAAAGCCTGCGCGTCTACTCCCAACGGAACGAGGCGAACGTCTACCACCTAAGAACGAAGAACGGGGACCATGAGATCGACCTGATAGTCGAACGTGACGACGGGCGCGTGATCGCAATCGAGGTAAAACTGTCGCCCTTGGTGAGAGACGAGGACGTTCGACACCTGACCTGGCTGAGGGACCGGATCGGGAACAGGCTGCTTGACTCGCTTGTCGTCACACCCGGCAAGGATGCTTATCGCCGCTCCGACGGCATTGCGGTGGTACCAGCCGCGCTCCTGAACTCCTAG